In a genomic window of Roseiflexus castenholzii DSM 13941:
- a CDS encoding BRO1 domain-containing protein, whose translation MNLSRLLIIGAIAAGLVLGIAIGPLFSAAPVRAQSSPTTPSGISRASLWNDFLDQLAAALNIQRATLDSAIQSAGSKTIDNAVQQGTLTQAQGDALKARLQSGDIGVLWGRGRGKGPGMQALVNIRQAMLDAAAQKLGMTTSDLLTQLQNGQTLAQIAQSKGVAEQDVINAALAAAKTQLDQAVANGSLTQAQADAVYANLQQKGSLLFAPRGRGFHGRGWWGAPVTPTPSPSSTT comes from the coding sequence ATGAACCTTTCTCGCTTACTCATCATTGGTGCGATAGCTGCAGGACTCGTCCTCGGCATCGCTATCGGTCCGCTCTTTTCCGCAGCACCGGTTCGTGCGCAGTCGTCACCAACGACGCCATCCGGTATTTCCAGGGCGTCGCTGTGGAACGATTTCCTGGACCAGCTTGCCGCTGCCTTGAATATTCAACGCGCTACGCTCGATAGCGCCATTCAGTCGGCGGGCAGCAAAACTATCGACAATGCCGTGCAACAGGGGACGCTGACGCAAGCGCAGGGCGATGCGCTCAAGGCGCGCTTGCAGTCGGGCGACATCGGTGTGCTCTGGGGTCGTGGGCGTGGTAAAGGACCAGGTATGCAGGCGCTGGTGAATATTCGCCAGGCAATGCTCGATGCCGCTGCGCAGAAATTGGGGATGACCACGAGCGATCTGCTGACTCAACTGCAAAACGGACAAACGCTGGCGCAGATTGCGCAGTCGAAGGGAGTGGCTGAACAGGATGTGATTAATGCTGCTCTGGCGGCCGCCAAGACTCAACTGGATCAGGCGGTTGCAAATGGGAGCCTGACCCAAGCGCAGGCGGATGCGGTCTATGCGAACCTTCAGCAGAAGGGTTCGTTGCTCTTTGCTCCGCGCGGTCGTGGTTTCCACGGTCGTGGCTGGTGGGGGGCGCCGGTAACGCCGACGCCTTCCCCGTCGAGCACGACGTAA
- the deoC gene encoding deoxyribose-phosphate aldolase, which translates to MDIARMIDHTLLKPDATPQQIAQLCAEAREYGFAAVCVNPVYVAQAAALLAGSVTVVCSVAGFPLGANGTAAKVFETRQAIADGAREIDMVISIGHLKSGDDDHVRNDIRSVVETAHAGGAICKVIIETALLTDDEKRRACTLSVEAGADFVKTSTGFASGGATVADVTLMRAVVGDRARIKAAGGIRTLADAHAMIAAGADRIGTSSGIAIVREKMSEK; encoded by the coding sequence ATGGATATTGCACGCATGATCGATCATACACTCCTGAAACCCGATGCAACACCGCAGCAGATTGCACAATTATGCGCTGAAGCACGCGAATATGGCTTTGCTGCGGTGTGTGTCAATCCGGTGTACGTTGCGCAGGCGGCAGCGCTGCTCGCAGGCAGCGTCACAGTCGTGTGCTCAGTTGCCGGATTTCCGCTCGGCGCGAACGGCACAGCCGCCAAGGTCTTCGAGACGCGCCAGGCTATCGCCGATGGTGCGCGTGAGATCGATATGGTCATCAGCATCGGGCATCTCAAAAGCGGCGACGATGACCACGTTCGTAACGACATCCGCAGCGTCGTCGAAACGGCGCACGCAGGCGGTGCGATCTGCAAGGTGATTATCGAAACGGCATTGCTGACCGATGATGAAAAGCGCCGCGCGTGTACGCTGTCAGTTGAGGCGGGCGCTGACTTTGTTAAGACCTCCACCGGCTTTGCATCCGGCGGCGCAACTGTGGCAGATGTCACGCTTATGCGGGCAGTGGTGGGTGATCGCGCCCGCATCAAAGCGGCTGGCGGCATTCGCACCCTGGCGGATGCGCACGCGATGATTGCTGCGGGCGCCGACCGGATCGGCACGAGTTCCGGTATTGCTATCGTGCGTGAAAAAATGAGTGAGAAATAG
- a CDS encoding lactate racemase domain-containing protein, which yields MNALEELPPSWRVTRAVNREPEAPHLATQVIGDQCLADLARPGMRVTIAFTDATRACPDERLVGSLLSELDRCGVAPDHITLICATGLHRPSTPAERIAKLGTAIVSRYRIIDHNALDPGGLVDLGTIDGIPLLINRLCVETDLLLATGVVEPHQYAGYSGGAKTVVIGCGGEATISATHGSAMLDHPGTRLGAIDGNPFQAFVRAGGERAGLRYVVNAILGDTGEPLLIAAGPPALVHDYLVGRARAIYEVPVAQPVHIARAGVDGPKAVNLYQASRAATYLALAERTPLLPGAPILLPAPIPEGAGEGAGERRFFDVLSNAASPQQLLDHLRRTGFPAGAQRAYILAQVLVHHPIIVVGAHHPDVVRACHMHAVPDMAAGFALADRLARATFNLAPNAPLEFLDVPHALLTLPRLTPTG from the coding sequence ATGAATGCCTTGGAGGAACTACCGCCGTCCTGGCGCGTCACACGCGCCGTCAATCGCGAACCGGAAGCGCCGCACCTTGCCACGCAGGTCATTGGCGATCAATGCCTCGCCGACCTTGCGCGCCCCGGTATGCGTGTAACAATCGCTTTCACCGACGCGACGCGCGCCTGCCCGGATGAACGGCTCGTTGGCAGTCTGCTCAGCGAACTTGACCGGTGCGGCGTCGCACCCGATCATATCACCCTGATCTGCGCCACCGGTTTGCACCGTCCTTCGACCCCTGCCGAACGCATTGCCAAACTGGGAACGGCAATCGTCTCGCGCTACCGGATCATCGACCACAACGCCCTCGATCCTGGTGGTCTCGTCGATCTCGGAACCATCGATGGCATCCCGCTACTCATCAATCGCCTCTGTGTCGAAACCGACCTGCTGCTTGCGACCGGCGTCGTCGAGCCGCACCAGTACGCTGGCTATTCCGGCGGCGCTAAAACTGTCGTCATCGGCTGCGGCGGCGAGGCAACGATCAGCGCTACTCATGGATCGGCTATGCTCGATCATCCAGGAACACGATTGGGAGCGATCGACGGCAACCCATTTCAGGCATTTGTGCGCGCTGGTGGTGAACGTGCCGGATTACGCTATGTCGTTAACGCCATTCTTGGCGATACTGGTGAACCCTTACTGATCGCCGCCGGTCCGCCAGCGCTCGTCCATGATTATCTGGTGGGGCGGGCACGCGCGATCTACGAGGTGCCGGTGGCGCAGCCGGTCCATATCGCGCGTGCCGGAGTCGACGGACCCAAGGCGGTCAACCTGTATCAGGCGAGTCGCGCAGCCACCTATCTGGCGCTGGCGGAACGCACTCCACTTCTCCCCGGCGCACCCATTCTACTGCCTGCTCCGATCCCCGAAGGCGCCGGTGAGGGCGCTGGCGAGCGTCGCTTTTTCGATGTCCTTTCAAATGCCGCATCGCCGCAACAACTGCTGGACCACTTACGACGCACGGGGTTCCCGGCTGGCGCACAGCGCGCCTACATCCTGGCGCAGGTGCTGGTGCACCATCCGATCATTGTTGTTGGTGCGCACCACCCGGATGTAGTGCGCGCCTGCCATATGCATGCCGTTCCCGATATGGCAGCGGGCTTTGCGCTGGCGGATCGCCTGGCGCGCGCCACGTTCAATCTGGCGCCCAATGCGCCGCTCGAATTCCTGGACGTGCCGCATGCATTGTTAACTTTACCGCGCCTGACTCCCACGGGTTAA
- a CDS encoding Rieske (2Fe-2S) protein, translated as MAREIVCVAAAGDIPPGSMIYVEIDGLPIALANVDGVIYAFSDSCRHEGGPLSSGVLIGETVTCPWHGWTYNVRTGKAIVPPIGIRIPTYETRIDDDSIFVIVDWPD; from the coding sequence ATGGCTCGTGAAATTGTTTGCGTCGCCGCTGCCGGCGACATTCCTCCTGGTAGCATGATCTATGTCGAAATCGATGGGTTGCCGATCGCTCTGGCGAATGTCGATGGCGTGATCTATGCCTTCAGCGACTCGTGCCGCCACGAAGGGGGACCGTTGTCGTCCGGCGTGCTCATTGGCGAAACCGTCACCTGTCCGTGGCACGGTTGGACCTACAACGTCCGAACGGGCAAAGCCATTGTTCCGCCGATTGGCATCCGCATCCCAACCTACGAAACCCGGATCGATGATGACAGTATCTTCGTCATCGTTGACTGGCCCGATTGA
- a CDS encoding HlyD family efflux transporter periplasmic adaptor subunit produces the protein MFRFSIKNTAVAAALLMLTACGGQANTAQPTPIPPVRADERVVAEGRVVPMRSAALAMNSNGVVAEVLVAEGDIVQSQQALLRLDTRRQEALVAQAEADKARAEAALARLKAGSSEEELMAAEAQVRRAEAQVQQVRGSVTDRDILAAEARLQQAHARLAELERADDRPEVIQAKARLDEARATLEAEKARLSAAKTDARLRMDQAVDALTRAQSAWVVARSEWDAVQSDGRHPTLGYGLNEAEKRKFLDAFVQAETALRSAESSVEQARVAYDAARQAEAVGVSAAEQRVIEAQAAYDRVLRSTNNDELAAARAEVADAQARLDKLRGEERSGAIAVAEAALAEAQANLARLKAGPTTAQIAEAEAEVRRATAALLAARTQLDEMTLRAPFGGLVAAVNIKPGEYVTPGTALITIGDPSAWQIETTDLTELSIVKVQPDALATITFDALPGVEMQGRVTRIRELGENRQGDITYRVIIAPNQHDTRLRWNMTASVAIGQP, from the coding sequence ATGTTCCGGTTTTCCATTAAGAACACCGCTGTGGCGGCGGCGCTGCTTATGTTGACTGCCTGCGGCGGGCAGGCGAACACTGCTCAACCTACCCCCATTCCGCCAGTGCGCGCCGATGAACGCGTGGTTGCCGAAGGGCGTGTCGTGCCGATGCGCAGTGCTGCACTGGCAATGAACAGCAATGGCGTCGTGGCGGAAGTGCTCGTAGCAGAAGGCGATATAGTGCAGTCGCAACAGGCGCTCCTCCGGCTCGATACCCGCCGCCAGGAGGCGCTGGTGGCGCAGGCGGAAGCCGACAAGGCGCGCGCCGAGGCGGCGCTGGCGCGCCTGAAGGCGGGATCGAGCGAAGAAGAACTGATGGCTGCCGAAGCACAGGTTCGGCGTGCCGAAGCGCAGGTGCAGCAGGTGCGCGGCAGCGTGACCGATCGCGACATCCTGGCTGCTGAAGCGCGTCTCCAGCAGGCGCACGCGCGGCTGGCGGAACTCGAACGCGCCGATGATCGCCCTGAAGTCATTCAGGCAAAAGCGCGCCTCGACGAAGCGCGCGCGACGCTCGAAGCCGAAAAGGCGCGACTCTCGGCTGCCAAGACCGATGCCCGCCTGCGGATGGACCAGGCGGTTGACGCGCTCACACGTGCCCAGTCAGCCTGGGTGGTCGCCAGGAGTGAGTGGGATGCCGTCCAGTCCGATGGTCGGCACCCAACACTGGGGTACGGCTTGAACGAAGCCGAGAAGCGCAAGTTCCTCGATGCGTTCGTGCAGGCAGAAACGGCGCTGCGCAGCGCCGAGAGCAGTGTCGAGCAGGCGCGTGTGGCATACGACGCGGCTCGCCAGGCAGAGGCGGTCGGCGTCAGCGCCGCCGAGCAGCGCGTCATCGAAGCGCAGGCGGCATACGACCGTGTGCTGCGCAGTACGAACAACGACGAACTCGCTGCAGCGCGCGCCGAAGTGGCCGATGCACAGGCGCGCCTCGACAAACTCCGTGGCGAAGAACGCAGCGGGGCGATTGCAGTCGCTGAGGCTGCGCTGGCGGAAGCACAGGCAAATCTGGCGCGCCTGAAAGCCGGACCGACAACCGCTCAGATCGCCGAGGCGGAAGCCGAGGTGCGTCGCGCTACTGCTGCGCTCCTTGCTGCGCGGACACAACTCGACGAAATGACCCTGCGCGCGCCGTTCGGTGGACTGGTTGCTGCGGTCAATATTAAGCCTGGCGAATATGTGACTCCCGGCACGGCGCTGATCACCATCGGCGATCCATCAGCATGGCAGATCGAAACGACCGACCTGACCGAACTGAGTATCGTCAAGGTACAGCCTGATGCGTTGGCAACCATCACATTCGACGCACTGCCCGGCGTCGAAATGCAGGGGCGCGTGACGCGCATCCGCGAACTTGGCGAGAACCGCCAGGGGGATATTACCTATCGCGTGATCATTGCCCCCAACCAGCACGATACGCGCCTGCGCTGGAATATGACCGCCTCGGTCGCCATTGGTCAACCGTAG
- a CDS encoding ABC transporter ATP-binding protein, whose protein sequence is MFKGWFQRTTATVAAHVEGAYRNGNTTLIELRNVSKTFETAAGPFTALDSITLNVDRGEFVAIIGKSGSGKSTLMNMISGIDRPTSGEVFIGDTAVHTLNESEMAVWRGRNVGIVFQFFQLLPALSLVENVMLPMDFCAMFTPRERHERAMMLLDQVGMADQAHKLPAAISGGQQQRVAIARALANNPPIILADEPTGNLDSKTAQQVFALFERLVDQGKTILMVTHDSDMARRVSRAVILADGRIVNEYVAQALSTLTLDQLGWVMRHAETHTYAPGAIILKQGEPADNFYIITKGEVEVFIDHPDGGEIIVNHLSSGAYFGEIGLLREGCRTASVRASFVTGCEVAVLDRQEFHTLLAESETTRHVIDRVAHERDAHTRAAEASAL, encoded by the coding sequence GTGTTCAAAGGCTGGTTCCAGCGTACAACAGCAACTGTTGCTGCACATGTTGAGGGTGCATACCGGAACGGCAACACAACCCTCATCGAACTGCGCAACGTTAGCAAGACCTTCGAAACAGCAGCAGGACCCTTCACCGCACTCGATTCGATCACACTCAACGTGGATCGCGGCGAGTTTGTGGCGATTATCGGCAAGTCGGGCAGCGGCAAATCGACGCTTATGAACATGATCTCTGGCATCGACCGACCAACATCGGGCGAGGTGTTCATTGGCGATACCGCCGTCCATACCCTGAACGAGAGCGAAATGGCCGTCTGGCGCGGGCGCAACGTCGGCATCGTCTTTCAATTCTTCCAGTTGCTCCCGGCGCTCTCGTTGGTCGAAAACGTTATGCTGCCGATGGACTTCTGCGCCATGTTTACGCCGCGCGAACGGCACGAACGGGCAATGATGCTGCTCGATCAGGTTGGCATGGCCGATCAGGCGCACAAACTTCCCGCCGCTATCTCTGGCGGTCAACAGCAGCGCGTTGCCATTGCCCGCGCCCTTGCCAACAATCCGCCGATCATTCTTGCTGATGAGCCAACCGGCAACCTCGACTCAAAGACGGCGCAACAGGTGTTTGCCCTGTTCGAGCGTCTGGTCGATCAGGGCAAAACCATTCTGATGGTCACCCACGACAGCGACATGGCGCGGCGGGTCAGTCGGGCGGTCATTCTTGCCGATGGACGGATTGTTAACGAGTATGTCGCGCAGGCGCTTTCCACTCTAACACTCGACCAGTTGGGATGGGTCATGCGTCACGCTGAAACTCACACCTATGCCCCTGGCGCCATTATTCTCAAACAGGGCGAACCCGCCGACAACTTCTATATCATCACCAAAGGCGAGGTCGAGGTCTTCATCGATCATCCTGACGGCGGCGAGATCATCGTCAACCACTTGAGCAGTGGCGCCTACTTTGGTGAAATCGGGCTGCTGCGCGAAGGGTGTCGCACTGCCAGTGTGCGCGCCAGTTTTGTCACCGGCTGCGAAGTCGCCGTGCTCGACCGACAGGAGTTTCACACGTTGCTGGCAGAGTCGGAAACGACTCGCCACGTCATTGATCGGGTTGCACACGAACGTGATGCTCACACTCGCGCGGCAGAAGCCAGCGCGTTGTAG
- the crtL gene encoding lycopene beta cyclase — protein MEDVLVVGAGPTGLAIASALSDAGLRVVGLSATAPTKPWQNTYGVWLDELPSPELLATVGCCWSDVVVYAARRTIPLRREYGLFDNRRLQQHLLERGERGGVVWHTGVAAAVEHRVSHSRVSTRDGRVFAARLVVDASGHSPALLRRPVALRVARQAAYGIVGEFSAPPVQPGHMVLMDYRADHLAPEEQHEPPTFLYAMDLGGGQFFVEETSLAHVPGVPLSTLERRLRRRLDSCGVAVRRVAHIERCLFPMNNPLPYLDQPLMGFGGAASMVHPPSGYMVGKALRRAPEVAQAIAQALGAAGATPLSAARAGWQTLWSPARLRRRQLYLFGLASLMRCNSATIQAFFESFFSLPRHEWTGYLSDTLSTAELARTMLRLFVRVPGSVRRTLIAAAGAEHALLRRAAFGQA, from the coding sequence GTGGAAGATGTGCTGGTTGTGGGCGCCGGTCCGACCGGGCTGGCAATTGCATCGGCGTTGAGCGACGCCGGTCTGCGCGTCGTGGGGCTATCGGCGACGGCGCCAACGAAGCCGTGGCAGAATACCTATGGCGTATGGCTCGATGAACTGCCGTCGCCGGAATTGCTCGCCACCGTGGGCTGTTGCTGGTCGGATGTCGTGGTGTATGCTGCGCGCCGGACGATTCCACTCCGGCGGGAGTATGGACTGTTCGACAACCGTCGGTTACAGCAGCATTTGCTCGAACGCGGCGAGCGCGGCGGGGTCGTCTGGCATACCGGCGTCGCTGCTGCCGTCGAGCATCGGGTGTCGCACTCGCGGGTGAGCACCCGCGATGGTCGGGTGTTCGCGGCACGGTTGGTGGTGGACGCCAGCGGGCACTCGCCGGCGCTGCTCCGCCGTCCAGTTGCACTGCGGGTGGCGCGCCAGGCGGCGTATGGCATCGTCGGTGAGTTTTCGGCGCCGCCGGTGCAACCTGGTCATATGGTGCTGATGGATTACCGCGCCGATCACCTGGCGCCGGAAGAACAGCACGAGCCGCCGACTTTTCTGTACGCGATGGATCTGGGTGGCGGGCAGTTCTTTGTGGAAGAAACGTCGCTGGCGCATGTTCCCGGCGTGCCCCTCTCGACCCTTGAACGGCGGCTGCGCCGTCGATTGGATTCCTGTGGTGTAGCGGTGCGCCGGGTGGCGCATATCGAGCGCTGTCTTTTCCCGATGAACAATCCATTGCCATACCTCGATCAGCCGCTGATGGGATTTGGCGGCGCGGCAAGCATGGTGCATCCGCCATCGGGCTACATGGTCGGTAAGGCGTTGCGTCGCGCTCCTGAAGTGGCGCAGGCGATTGCGCAGGCGCTTGGCGCAGCCGGCGCAACACCGCTCAGCGCGGCGCGCGCCGGGTGGCAAACGCTCTGGTCTCCGGCGCGGTTGCGGCGGCGACAGTTGTACCTGTTCGGTCTGGCAAGCCTGATGCGCTGTAATAGCGCAACGATCCAGGCATTCTTCGAGTCGTTCTTCAGCCTGCCGCGCCACGAATGGACGGGGTATCTGTCGGATACGCTGAGCACTGCGGAACTGGCGCGCACCATGCTGCGACTGTTCGTGCGCGTGCCGGGCAGCGTGCGGCGCACCCTGATCGCGGCGGCTGGCGCAGAACACGCCCTGCTGCGTCGTGCTGCGTTTGGGCAGGCATAA
- a CDS encoding aminopeptidase, with protein MADPYVEKMAQVLVRYSLALKPGDLFRIIAPPAAAPLVRALYKEALLAGANPYLAMTLEETDELLLRHGSDAQIGYVSPMMRQEIEEINATIRIMASENTRALSGIDPRKVALRRQALSDLQKRVMQRSAEGTLNWCVTLFPTNAAAQDADMSLSDFEEFVYRACKLHYNDPVAEWRRTLEEQQQIADFLNTCSVIRLVAPDTDLTYRVAGRTWINCAGDRNFPDGEVFSSCDETATEGYIRYTFPAIYAGREVEDIRLWFEDGKVVKATAAKGEDLLHSLLAMDEGARRLGEVAFGTNYDITRFSRNILFDEKIGGTVHLALGAGYPETGSRNTSALHWDMICDMRQGEAYADGRLIYKEGKFLI; from the coding sequence ATGGCTGATCCCTATGTCGAAAAAATGGCGCAAGTGCTGGTGCGCTATTCGCTGGCACTCAAGCCAGGCGATCTGTTTCGCATTATTGCGCCGCCTGCCGCCGCGCCACTGGTGCGCGCGTTGTACAAAGAAGCGTTGCTGGCGGGCGCCAACCCGTATCTGGCGATGACCCTTGAAGAGACCGATGAACTGCTTCTGCGCCACGGCTCCGATGCGCAGATCGGGTACGTCTCACCGATGATGCGCCAGGAGATTGAAGAGATCAACGCAACCATTCGCATTATGGCGAGTGAGAATACCCGTGCGCTGTCCGGGATCGATCCGCGCAAGGTTGCACTGCGTCGCCAGGCATTGAGTGACCTCCAGAAGCGTGTGATGCAGCGCTCCGCCGAAGGAACGCTCAACTGGTGCGTGACGCTCTTCCCGACCAACGCCGCCGCACAGGACGCCGATATGTCGCTGAGCGATTTTGAGGAGTTTGTCTACCGCGCCTGCAAACTCCACTATAACGATCCGGTCGCTGAATGGCGTAGAACGCTGGAGGAACAACAGCAGATCGCCGATTTCTTAAACACGTGCAGCGTCATTCGCCTGGTTGCGCCGGATACCGACCTGACCTACCGGGTCGCCGGGCGCACCTGGATCAACTGCGCCGGCGATCGGAATTTCCCCGATGGTGAGGTCTTCTCCAGTTGCGATGAAACGGCAACCGAGGGGTACATTCGCTACACCTTCCCGGCGATCTATGCTGGACGCGAAGTCGAAGACATCCGTTTGTGGTTCGAGGATGGTAAGGTTGTGAAGGCGACAGCCGCCAAGGGCGAAGACCTGCTGCACTCGCTGCTCGCTATGGACGAAGGAGCACGGCGGTTGGGCGAGGTTGCGTTCGGGACAAACTACGACATCACGCGCTTCAGTCGCAATATTCTGTTCGACGAAAAGATCGGCGGCACGGTGCACCTGGCGCTCGGCGCCGGCTACCCGGAGACCGGTTCGCGCAATACATCGGCGCTCCACTGGGATATGATCTGCGATATGCGTCAGGGTGAAGCATACGCCGACGGACGATTGATCTACAAAGAAGGGAAGTTTCTGATTTGA
- a CDS encoding gluconeogenesis factor YvcK family protein, with product MDRQAHDRHIHVVALGGGGGAVHVLRAVTPFAASRTAVIAVTDTGRSTGLARKIGTMPAPGDLRATIAAFAGDQVMAETLNHRFDGAGIPALEGMAFGNLLIAALTRVTGDFATAIEHTARLAATTVRVLPVSVANATLCAELIDGTRVEGEFEVRALGKPPIARLFLREPADAYSPALDAIRNADLVTLGPGSLWTSVLACVQFAGIAEALADCRGTVAYICNSTTQPGQTDGYRCIDHVQRIVEALGQGTLDVALINRSDPDPAAIRSYAEEGLHLLRPDDDEIVAIQALGVTPLVRELTEAVGPRRALWNKQDTIQYDAEALRAALYEIVIMKGNHHG from the coding sequence ATGGATCGCCAAGCGCACGATCGGCATATCCACGTGGTCGCTCTTGGCGGCGGCGGCGGCGCTGTCCATGTGTTGCGTGCCGTTACGCCATTCGCTGCATCGCGCACGGCAGTGATCGCTGTGACCGACACCGGACGCTCGACCGGGCTGGCGCGGAAGATCGGCACAATGCCCGCTCCCGGCGACCTGCGCGCGACCATTGCGGCGTTCGCCGGCGATCAGGTAATGGCGGAGACGCTGAATCATCGCTTCGATGGTGCAGGAATCCCCGCGCTGGAAGGGATGGCGTTCGGCAACCTGTTGATCGCCGCACTGACTCGTGTGACCGGCGATTTCGCAACTGCTATCGAGCATACAGCGCGCCTCGCCGCCACAACGGTGCGGGTGTTGCCGGTAAGCGTCGCCAACGCGACGCTCTGTGCGGAACTCATTGATGGCACGCGGGTCGAGGGGGAGTTCGAGGTGCGCGCGCTTGGCAAACCTCCGATTGCGCGCCTGTTCCTGCGCGAACCGGCGGATGCCTATTCCCCGGCGCTCGACGCGATCCGCAACGCCGACCTGGTGACGCTCGGTCCGGGAAGTCTCTGGACGTCGGTGCTTGCCTGCGTCCAGTTCGCTGGCATCGCAGAGGCGCTCGCCGATTGCCGCGGAACGGTGGCATATATCTGCAACTCAACGACGCAACCGGGACAGACGGATGGCTATCGTTGCATCGACCATGTGCAGCGGATCGTCGAGGCGCTGGGTCAAGGTACGCTCGATGTGGCGCTGATCAATCGCAGCGACCCCGATCCGGCGGCGATTCGTTCGTATGCGGAAGAGGGGCTGCACCTGCTGCGCCCCGACGATGACGAAATTGTCGCTATCCAGGCGCTTGGCGTGACGCCGCTGGTGCGTGAACTGACCGAAGCAGTGGGACCGCGACGCGCGCTGTGGAACAAGCAGGATACGATTCAGTATGATGCTGAAGCGCTACGCGCAGCGCTCTATGAGATTGTCATCATGAAAGGTAACCATCATGGCTGA
- a CDS encoding STAS domain-containing protein produces the protein MSRVFSVGLPSPDAQLLYHWRLRLLNRLLWVLAVVGFVTLIGARWSDYKALGEDAIPLMIIDVAGVPAFDTLVAQSLIRTAQALELIGCQAAITGISPAMAQTITSLGLQMESITIARSPQEVLKR, from the coding sequence ATGAGTCGTGTGTTCTCGGTTGGGTTGCCTTCTCCTGATGCACAATTGCTCTATCACTGGCGTCTTCGTCTTCTGAACCGACTGCTGTGGGTTCTGGCGGTTGTCGGGTTTGTGACGCTGATCGGCGCCAGGTGGTCGGATTATAAGGCGCTTGGGGAAGACGCCATCCCGCTGATGATCATCGATGTAGCCGGCGTTCCGGCATTCGACACGCTGGTGGCGCAAAGCCTGATCCGGACGGCGCAGGCGCTCGAGTTGATCGGGTGCCAGGCGGCGATCACCGGTATCTCTCCGGCAATGGCACAGACGATCACGTCCCTCGGGCTACAGATGGAATCAATCACGATTGCGCGTTCGCCGCAGGAGGTGTTGAAGAGGTGA
- a CDS encoding STAS domain-containing protein, which produces MTSGSAFVLSARRRLIQIIALALVISGCTSFLLVSILMMSTGNIAGFAPYLGIIALGLGGSLATLALLERFVLWQAVIPLAVGIDGAVVSSVFLLPEQTLVALPFLLVPLVLICLGRHRPSTLVIVGGSIVVAAFLASLAPRSQVDRVVIGDALPLISGIGMVTLLVIIWLLSDRLLAISDQAVAMADNRAAEAEAARRQAEEAQRTIEQQYAEQKQLLDLVSVLETPVITIGEGVLLAPVVGRLDSRRAEQLTQRLLNAVHTHRANAVIIDIAGVPTVDTMVAQLLIRTAQSLRLLGSRVVLTGITAETAMTLSHLGVSLNEMSTVRDPQEALLVLGVRP; this is translated from the coding sequence ATGACGTCTGGCTCGGCGTTTGTTCTCAGTGCTCGTCGGCGGTTGATCCAGATTATCGCTCTTGCGCTCGTCATAAGTGGTTGCACTTCGTTTCTTCTTGTCAGCATTCTGATGATGAGTACCGGGAACATTGCCGGCTTTGCGCCCTATCTCGGCATCATCGCGTTGGGGCTTGGAGGAAGTCTTGCAACTCTGGCGCTGCTGGAGCGCTTTGTGCTATGGCAGGCAGTCATCCCGCTTGCGGTCGGTATCGATGGCGCTGTGGTTTCGAGCGTGTTCCTGTTGCCTGAGCAAACGCTCGTGGCGTTGCCATTCCTGCTGGTTCCACTCGTTCTGATTTGTCTGGGGCGTCACCGTCCATCAACGTTGGTGATCGTGGGGGGCAGCATTGTCGTGGCAGCATTTCTTGCAAGTCTTGCGCCACGGTCTCAGGTTGATCGCGTTGTTATTGGCGATGCATTGCCGCTCATCAGCGGTATAGGGATGGTCACGCTGCTGGTCATCATCTGGCTGCTGAGCGACCGGTTGCTCGCCATTTCCGATCAGGCTGTTGCGATGGCGGATAACCGCGCCGCAGAGGCGGAAGCGGCGCGGCGGCAGGCGGAAGAGGCGCAGCGCACCATCGAGCAGCAGTATGCTGAACAAAAACAGTTGCTCGATCTGGTGAGCGTGCTGGAGACGCCGGTCATTACTATTGGCGAGGGGGTGTTGCTGGCGCCGGTCGTTGGTCGCCTGGATAGCCGACGCGCTGAGCAACTCACGCAGCGCCTGCTCAACGCCGTTCATACGCATCGCGCGAATGCGGTAATCATCGACATTGCCGGGGTGCCGACTGTCGATACCATGGTAGCGCAGTTGTTGATCCGCACGGCGCAGTCCCTCCGATTGCTCGGCAGTCGGGTCGTGCTGACCGGCATCACCGCCGAAACCGCCATGACCCTGAGCCATCTGGGTGTGAGTCTGAACGAGATGTCAACTGTGCGTGATCCGCAGGAGGCGCTCCTGGTTCTGGGCGTCAGACCGTAG